From one Anopheles cruzii chromosome 3, idAnoCruzAS_RS32_06, whole genome shotgun sequence genomic stretch:
- the LOC128273679 gene encoding 1-phosphatidylinositol 4,5-bisphosphate phosphodiesterase isoform X1, with amino-acid sequence MTKKFEFNWQIPVPEPLLTGCVFDRWTEEKDNNELEPNCTFKVDEYGFFIYWKSEGREGDVIELCQVSDIRAGGMPKDMKLYNQLCNKHGENVEEKSLTICSGTDYININYQHVVCPDAATAKLWQQGLRDITHNSKINNVCVRTNLMKHWMRLGFLVDPRGKVPVKVVARTFASGKTEKLVYQILSDLGLPSGKNDAIEKADFTFEKFYELYHKICPRNDIEELFRSITQGKANSINLDQFITFLNEKQRDPRLNEILYPLYDEKRALEIITMYEQNDEAREAKTLTKDGLIRYLMSDENAPVFLDRLDIYMDMDQPLSHYYINSSHNTYLSGRQFGGKSSVEMYRQTLLAGCRCVELDCWDGKGEDEEPIITHGMAMCTDILFKDVIYALRDTAFVTSDYPVILSFENHCCKSQQYKLAKYCDEILGDLLLKEPIPDYPLDPGAALPPPSFLKRKILIKNKRLKTEVEKKELELFLQGEFVIEDEDKEDASAVVDVKKIEELAVGGGAGAAAVAPVAAAAASQDGGEEAPPIQYTGSTTNVHPWLSSMVNYAQPVKFQSFDYADKKNVHHNMSSFAETTGMNLLKSQAIEFVNYNKRQMSRIYPKGTRADSSNYMPQVFWNAGCQMVSLNFQTSDLPMQLNQGKFEYNGNCGYLLKPDFMRRSDRSFDPFADAPVDGVIAASCAVQVIAGQFLSDKKVGTYVEVDMYGLPSDTVRKEFRTRMVPANGLNPVYNEEPFLFRKVVLPDLAVLRFGVYDENGKLLGQRILPLDGLQGGYRHISLRTEANFPMSLPMLFCNIELKIYVPDGFEDFMDALSDPRAFMGAAKERSDNMQKLGIEETGGGGGGATEAKKVEVTEPPLVFDPITVDSLRQEKGFQKTAKKQQKELDAVKKKHAKERTGVQKQQNGAIERLIKGKSKDEIKADPAVRKLIQEQNAQWTEMAERHKKEEWDLLKQQLADQQDILRKLMETTQAGQMKQLEAKHEREIKELNSRQAKISVETSKEVNNDKTLKTKGEKDRRLREKKQNNIKRFMDEKKTATIKQNREKEKLKVTHDKQLEELANDVQKLIEMYKVDEEEYKLASKYEFFA; translated from the exons ATGACGAAGAAGTTCGAGTTCAACTGGCAGATTCCGGTCCCGGAGCCGCTGCTGACGGGCTGCGTGTTCGACCGGTGGACGGAGGAGAAGGACAACAATGAGCTGGAACCCAACTGCACGTTCAAGGTGGACGAGTATGGGTTTTTCATCTACTGGAAAAGCGAAGGACGG GAAGGTGACGTTATTGAATTATGTCAAGTCAGCGATATCAGAGCGGGCGGAATGCCGAAG gaCATGAAGCTGTACAATCAGCTGTGCAACAAGCACGGCGAGAACGTGGAAGAGAAATCGCTGACCATCTGCTCGGGCACGGATTACATCAACATCAACTACCAGCATGTCGTCTGCCCGGATGCGGCGACAGCGAAG CTGTGGCAGCAAGGACTTCGCGATATTACCCACAACAGCAAGATAAACAACGTGTGTGTCCGCACGAATCTGATGAAGCA TTGGATGCGGCTCGGCTTTCTCGTTGATCCTCGAGGAAAGGTCCCGGTAAAGGTGGTCGCCCGAACATTCGCGTCTG GTAAAACGGAAAAATTAGTCTATCAAATCCTGTCCGACTTGGGGTTGCCCAGTGGCAAGAACGATGCGATCGAAAAGGCTGACTTTACGTTCGAGAAGTTCTACGAGCTGTACCACAAGATCTGTCCCCGTAACGACATCGAGGAGCTTTTCCGCTCGAT AACGCAGGGAAAGGCGAACTCCATCAACTTGGACCAGTTTATCACCTTCCTGAACGAAAAGCAGCGCGATCCGCGGCTGAACGAGATCCTGTACCCGCTGTACGACGAGAAGCGTGCCCTGGAAATCATCACCATGTACGAGCAGAACGATGAGGCCCGGGAAGCGA AAACCCTCACCAAAGATGGACTGATCCGGTATCTCATGTCGGACGAGAATGCGCCCGTCTTTCTCGATCGGCTCGACATCTACATGGACATGGATCAGCCCCTGTCGCACTACTACATCAACTCGTCCCACAACACGTACCTGTCCGGGCGGCAGTTCGGTGGCAAGAGCTCGGTCGAGATGTACCGCCAGACGTTGctggccggctgccggtgcgtGGAGCTCGACTGCTGGGACGGCAAGGGCGAGGACGAGGAACCGATCATCACGCACGGGATGGCCATGTGCACGGACATCCTGTTCAAGGACGTAATCTACGCACTGCGCGATACGGCGTTCGTTACGTCCGACTACCCGGTGATCCTGTCGTTCGAAAACCACTGCTGCAAGTCGCAGCAGTACAAGCTGGCCAAGTACTGCGACGAAATATTGGGCGATCTGCTGCTGAAGGAACCGATCCCGGACTACCCGCTCGATCCAGGAGCagcgttgccgccgccgtccttCCTGAAGCGCAAGATTTTGATCAAGAACAAGCGACTCAAGACGGAGGTGGAGAAGAAGGAGCTGGAACTGTTTCTGCAGGGCGAGTTCGTgatcgaggacgaggacaAGGAGGACGCCAGTGCCGTGGTCGATGTGAAGAAGATCGAAGAGCTTGCGGTAGGTGGTGGGGCGGGTGCGGCCGCCGTTGCACCGGtagcggccgcggccgcttcGCAGGATGGTGGCGAAGAAGCGCCCCCCATCCAGTACACCGGTTCCACCACCAACGTGCACCCGTGGCTCTCGTCAATGGTAAACTATGCACAGCCAGTCAAGTTCCAGTCGTTCGACTACGCGGACAAGAAGAACGTGCACCACAACATGTCGTCGTTCGCCGAGACGACGGGCATGAATCTGCTAAAGTCGCAGGCCATCGAGTTTGTCAACTACAACAAGCGCCAGATGTCGCGCATCTACCCGAAGGGCACGCGGGCCGACTCGTCCAACTACATGCCGCAGGTGTTCTGGAACGCCGGCTGCCAGATGGTGTCGCTCAACTTCCAGACGTCCGACCTGCCGATGCAGCTGAACCAGGGCAAGTTCGAGTACAACGGCAACTGTGGCTACCTGCTGAAGCCGGACTTTATGCGGCGTTCCGATCGTAGCTTCGACCCGTTCGCGGACGCGCCAGTCGACGGGGTGATTGCCGCATCGTGCGCCGTACAGGTGATCGCCGGCCAGTTTCTGTCGGATAAGAAGGTCGGCACGTACGTCGAGGTGGACATGTACGGCCTGCCATCGGACACGGTGCGCAAAGAGTTCCGGACGCGCATGGTCCCGGCGAACGGACTGAACCCGGTGTACAACGAGGAACCGTTCCTGTTCCGCAAGGTGGTGCTGCCCGATCTGGCCGTGCTGCGGTTCGGGGTGTACGACGAAAACGGCAAATTGCTCGGGCAGCGCATTCTGCCGCTCGATGGTCTGCAGGGTGGCTACCGGCACATCTCGCTGCGCACGGAGGCCAACTTTCCGATGTCACTGCCCATGCTGTTCTGTAACATCGAGCTGAAAATCTACGTCCCGGACGGGTTCGAAGACTTTATGGATGCACTGTCCGATCCGCGGGCGTTCATGGGCGCGGCGAAGGAACGGTCGGACAACATGCAGAAGCTGGGCATCGAGgagacgggcggcggcggtggcggggcaaccgaggcgaagaaagtggaagTTACGGAACCACCGCTCGTGTTTGACCCGATCACGGTCGATTCGCTGCGCCAGGAGAAGGGCTTCCAGAAGACGGccaagaagcagcagaaggaacTGGACGCGGTCAAGAAGAAGCACGCCAAGGAGCGGACCGGCGTTCAGAAGCAGCAGAATGGGGCCATCGAGCGGCTGATCAAAGGCAAGAGCAAGGACGAGATCAAAGCCGACCCGGCGGTGCGCAAGCTGATCCAGGAACAGAACGCCCAGTGGACGGAGATGGCCGAGCGGCACAAGAAGGAGGAGTGGGACCTCctgaagcagcagctcgcCGACCAGCAGGACATTCTGCGCAAGCTGATGGAAACGACGCAGGCGGGCCAGATGAAGCAGCTGGAGGCGAAGCACGAGCGCGAGATCAAGGAGCTAAACAGCCGCCAGGCCAAGATTTCGGTCGAAACGTCCAAGGAGGTGAACAACGACAAGACGCTCAAGACGAAGGGCGAAAAGGATCGGCGATTGCgcgagaagaagcaaaacaacatcaaGCGATTCATGGACGAGAAAAAG ACTGCCACCATCAAGCAGAACCGAGAAAAGGAGAAGCTAAAGGTTACCCACGACAAGCAGCTAGAGGAGCTGGCCAACGACGTGCAAAAG CTCATCGAAATGTACAAAGTGGACGAGGAGGAATACAAGCTGGCCTCAAAGTATGAGTTTTTCGCCTAA
- the LOC128273679 gene encoding 1-phosphatidylinositol 4,5-bisphosphate phosphodiesterase isoform X2 yields MTKKFEFNWQIPVPEPLLTGCVFDRWTEEKDNNELEPNCTFKVDEYGFFIYWKSEGREGDVIELCQVSDIRAGGMPKDMKLYNQLCNKHGENVEEKSLTICSGTDYININYQHVVCPDAATAKIWVDGLRKITHNGKANNFCPMTALKKHWMRLGFLVDPRGKVPVKVVARTFASGKTEKLVYQILSDLGLPSGKNDAIEKADFTFEKFYELYHKICPRNDIEELFRSITQGKANSINLDQFITFLNEKQRDPRLNEILYPLYDEKRALEIITMYEQNDEAREAKTLTKDGLIRYLMSDENAPVFLDRLDIYMDMDQPLSHYYINSSHNTYLSGRQFGGKSSVEMYRQTLLAGCRCVELDCWDGKGEDEEPIITHGMAMCTDILFKDVIYALRDTAFVTSDYPVILSFENHCCKSQQYKLAKYCDEILGDLLLKEPIPDYPLDPGAALPPPSFLKRKILIKNKRLKTEVEKKELELFLQGEFVIEDEDKEDASAVVDVKKIEELAVGGGAGAAAVAPVAAAAASQDGGEEAPPIQYTGSTTNVHPWLSSMVNYAQPVKFQSFDYADKKNVHHNMSSFAETTGMNLLKSQAIEFVNYNKRQMSRIYPKGTRADSSNYMPQVFWNAGCQMVSLNFQTSDLPMQLNQGKFEYNGNCGYLLKPDFMRRSDRSFDPFADAPVDGVIAASCAVQVIAGQFLSDKKVGTYVEVDMYGLPSDTVRKEFRTRMVPANGLNPVYNEEPFLFRKVVLPDLAVLRFGVYDENGKLLGQRILPLDGLQGGYRHISLRTEANFPMSLPMLFCNIELKIYVPDGFEDFMDALSDPRAFMGAAKERSDNMQKLGIEETGGGGGGATEAKKVEVTEPPLVFDPITVDSLRQEKGFQKTAKKQQKELDAVKKKHAKERTGVQKQQNGAIERLIKGKSKDEIKADPAVRKLIQEQNAQWTEMAERHKKEEWDLLKQQLADQQDILRKLMETTQAGQMKQLEAKHEREIKELNSRQAKISVETSKEVNNDKTLKTKGEKDRRLREKKQNNIKRFMDEKKTATIKQNREKEKLKVTHDKQLEELANDVQKLIEMYKVDEEEYKLASKYEFFA; encoded by the exons ATGACGAAGAAGTTCGAGTTCAACTGGCAGATTCCGGTCCCGGAGCCGCTGCTGACGGGCTGCGTGTTCGACCGGTGGACGGAGGAGAAGGACAACAATGAGCTGGAACCCAACTGCACGTTCAAGGTGGACGAGTATGGGTTTTTCATCTACTGGAAAAGCGAAGGACGG GAAGGTGACGTTATTGAATTATGTCAAGTCAGCGATATCAGAGCGGGCGGAATGCCGAAG gaCATGAAGCTGTACAATCAGCTGTGCAACAAGCACGGCGAGAACGTGGAAGAGAAATCGCTGACCATCTGCTCGGGCACGGATTACATCAACATCAACTACCAGCATGTCGTCTGCCCGGATGCGGCGACAGCGAAG ATCTGGGTCGATGGTTTACGCAAAATCACACACAACGGCAAGGCCAACAATTTCTGCCCTATGACCGCCCTCAAGAAGCA TTGGATGCGGCTCGGCTTTCTCGTTGATCCTCGAGGAAAGGTCCCGGTAAAGGTGGTCGCCCGAACATTCGCGTCTG GTAAAACGGAAAAATTAGTCTATCAAATCCTGTCCGACTTGGGGTTGCCCAGTGGCAAGAACGATGCGATCGAAAAGGCTGACTTTACGTTCGAGAAGTTCTACGAGCTGTACCACAAGATCTGTCCCCGTAACGACATCGAGGAGCTTTTCCGCTCGAT AACGCAGGGAAAGGCGAACTCCATCAACTTGGACCAGTTTATCACCTTCCTGAACGAAAAGCAGCGCGATCCGCGGCTGAACGAGATCCTGTACCCGCTGTACGACGAGAAGCGTGCCCTGGAAATCATCACCATGTACGAGCAGAACGATGAGGCCCGGGAAGCGA AAACCCTCACCAAAGATGGACTGATCCGGTATCTCATGTCGGACGAGAATGCGCCCGTCTTTCTCGATCGGCTCGACATCTACATGGACATGGATCAGCCCCTGTCGCACTACTACATCAACTCGTCCCACAACACGTACCTGTCCGGGCGGCAGTTCGGTGGCAAGAGCTCGGTCGAGATGTACCGCCAGACGTTGctggccggctgccggtgcgtGGAGCTCGACTGCTGGGACGGCAAGGGCGAGGACGAGGAACCGATCATCACGCACGGGATGGCCATGTGCACGGACATCCTGTTCAAGGACGTAATCTACGCACTGCGCGATACGGCGTTCGTTACGTCCGACTACCCGGTGATCCTGTCGTTCGAAAACCACTGCTGCAAGTCGCAGCAGTACAAGCTGGCCAAGTACTGCGACGAAATATTGGGCGATCTGCTGCTGAAGGAACCGATCCCGGACTACCCGCTCGATCCAGGAGCagcgttgccgccgccgtccttCCTGAAGCGCAAGATTTTGATCAAGAACAAGCGACTCAAGACGGAGGTGGAGAAGAAGGAGCTGGAACTGTTTCTGCAGGGCGAGTTCGTgatcgaggacgaggacaAGGAGGACGCCAGTGCCGTGGTCGATGTGAAGAAGATCGAAGAGCTTGCGGTAGGTGGTGGGGCGGGTGCGGCCGCCGTTGCACCGGtagcggccgcggccgcttcGCAGGATGGTGGCGAAGAAGCGCCCCCCATCCAGTACACCGGTTCCACCACCAACGTGCACCCGTGGCTCTCGTCAATGGTAAACTATGCACAGCCAGTCAAGTTCCAGTCGTTCGACTACGCGGACAAGAAGAACGTGCACCACAACATGTCGTCGTTCGCCGAGACGACGGGCATGAATCTGCTAAAGTCGCAGGCCATCGAGTTTGTCAACTACAACAAGCGCCAGATGTCGCGCATCTACCCGAAGGGCACGCGGGCCGACTCGTCCAACTACATGCCGCAGGTGTTCTGGAACGCCGGCTGCCAGATGGTGTCGCTCAACTTCCAGACGTCCGACCTGCCGATGCAGCTGAACCAGGGCAAGTTCGAGTACAACGGCAACTGTGGCTACCTGCTGAAGCCGGACTTTATGCGGCGTTCCGATCGTAGCTTCGACCCGTTCGCGGACGCGCCAGTCGACGGGGTGATTGCCGCATCGTGCGCCGTACAGGTGATCGCCGGCCAGTTTCTGTCGGATAAGAAGGTCGGCACGTACGTCGAGGTGGACATGTACGGCCTGCCATCGGACACGGTGCGCAAAGAGTTCCGGACGCGCATGGTCCCGGCGAACGGACTGAACCCGGTGTACAACGAGGAACCGTTCCTGTTCCGCAAGGTGGTGCTGCCCGATCTGGCCGTGCTGCGGTTCGGGGTGTACGACGAAAACGGCAAATTGCTCGGGCAGCGCATTCTGCCGCTCGATGGTCTGCAGGGTGGCTACCGGCACATCTCGCTGCGCACGGAGGCCAACTTTCCGATGTCACTGCCCATGCTGTTCTGTAACATCGAGCTGAAAATCTACGTCCCGGACGGGTTCGAAGACTTTATGGATGCACTGTCCGATCCGCGGGCGTTCATGGGCGCGGCGAAGGAACGGTCGGACAACATGCAGAAGCTGGGCATCGAGgagacgggcggcggcggtggcggggcaaccgaggcgaagaaagtggaagTTACGGAACCACCGCTCGTGTTTGACCCGATCACGGTCGATTCGCTGCGCCAGGAGAAGGGCTTCCAGAAGACGGccaagaagcagcagaaggaacTGGACGCGGTCAAGAAGAAGCACGCCAAGGAGCGGACCGGCGTTCAGAAGCAGCAGAATGGGGCCATCGAGCGGCTGATCAAAGGCAAGAGCAAGGACGAGATCAAAGCCGACCCGGCGGTGCGCAAGCTGATCCAGGAACAGAACGCCCAGTGGACGGAGATGGCCGAGCGGCACAAGAAGGAGGAGTGGGACCTCctgaagcagcagctcgcCGACCAGCAGGACATTCTGCGCAAGCTGATGGAAACGACGCAGGCGGGCCAGATGAAGCAGCTGGAGGCGAAGCACGAGCGCGAGATCAAGGAGCTAAACAGCCGCCAGGCCAAGATTTCGGTCGAAACGTCCAAGGAGGTGAACAACGACAAGACGCTCAAGACGAAGGGCGAAAAGGATCGGCGATTGCgcgagaagaagcaaaacaacatcaaGCGATTCATGGACGAGAAAAAG ACTGCCACCATCAAGCAGAACCGAGAAAAGGAGAAGCTAAAGGTTACCCACGACAAGCAGCTAGAGGAGCTGGCCAACGACGTGCAAAAG CTCATCGAAATGTACAAAGTGGACGAGGAGGAATACAAGCTGGCCTCAAAGTATGAGTTTTTCGCCTAA